Genomic DNA from Phyllostomus discolor isolate MPI-MPIP mPhyDis1 chromosome 12, mPhyDis1.pri.v3, whole genome shotgun sequence:
TCTCACTTCTAGCCTCCCATTCACCTCTGCAGCCTCATCTCCCTCTGCTGTCAGTACAGCTCTCAAAAGAGATGGGTTCTCCCTTCTTCTACCATTTTGTCCTAAAAACGATTCTTCCTCTGTTAAGGCACCCATTTGATAGGTAGGTGGCTGAAACCCTCCACCGCAAAGAATGGCCAAGGCCCAGAGAACCTGAGCCCTCGCCACAAATGGCCACTGAATCAGTGCATTAAAGGACAGACTGCTGAATGACAGCAAGCGCTGAGGCCCAGCCCTCTAGACCCTCCAAAATGCCAACACCAGGACCAGACAGGTGTCCTAGAAAAGCTAATATCCACTGCTCTTTTCTAGCGCTAATGCGATGGTGCATTACTTAAAATAGGAGCCTCTTTACAGGAATCCCATAAACTTGGAAAATCGCAGCTGGCTATATAAATTAGTACTCCCTCCAGTTTAGTCTACCCCTCATTTCTTGAACAGCCTAAATCCTCAATGAAAACTTGACACTTGCCCCCGGCCCAGCGAGGGCCCCAAACGTCCAGGTCCACAGTACCTCGAGGCCGCCAGAGGGGCACAGCCTGGCTCTAACGCCTCTTGGGCAGTCCATTTCCAAAGAAAGGAACTGAACATGCCCACAGTCCGGAATATCTCTTGGTCCTTAAGAGTTTTCCTGGAGTAATCTTTACCCAGTAGGACGAGGAAGACACCGCCCCTCGAGAGGCCGGCTGGCAGGCAGGGATTCCCTTCTTCCTTTAAGCCTTCATCACCCTCTTCCCGGGGACCACAAGAGCCCGGCCTGAGGCGCTGGACCTacagcctcccctcccaccctcacggCCAGGCTGCCCGCAAACCTCGGAGGCCACTCAGCCCAGGAGCGACGGTCCCGCCCACTGCCCCCAACTCTTAACTCTGAAGACCCTGGACCCGCTGGACCGGTCCTGGAACCGCGGGGGTCAAAGTGCgcattcttccccaccccacccgggaaagaaaaggcagaaagagtCTAGCTGCAGATAGGACCCGGAGAGCGCGGGCGGGGCGGTCCATCCGGCCAGGGGCCGGGCCTTGGCGGTCGCCCGGGGGTTACCATCCCAGTCAGGGGCGCCGTGGGACGCCAGCGGTGGAGAGGAAAGAGCACCTCCCCTTCCCGCTCCGGGCCTCGCCCGGCCTCTGGGCCCCGAGGCGCAGCCGTCCGGAGGGGAGGGAGGCGCGGGAGCAGACAGGAGAGAGGACACTTACTTAAAGGGCTACATAGTTCCACTCTCTGCCTTTCCCGGAGCGGCGGCGACAACTCCCTGGCCCTGGGACCTAGCCTCAGGACCCACCACCCCAGCGGGCGGCCCCACTCCACCATCCACTCTCTTACTCCACGGTTGGGCGGAGAAGCACCTCAAAGCCCCGAGTCAGCCCAATAAGCGGCCGCCCTTACCCAGAGTGACGTGCGCACAGAGCAATCATTAAGTCCTCCTAGCCGTGGGAGGGGCTCAGGAGGCACACAGCGCTTCCTACTCAGGTTGGACGAGCCCAGAGCTGTCGACTGCGCGTGCCCGGGACGAGAGAGGGCGGGGCCGAGAGCATCTCTGACACTAGGGAAGGGGTGCAAGTCTGGTCTCTGGGAAGCCGACTGGACGGAGATGGGGAGACCCTGGAGCCATGCTGCCCCATGGCTCGCTCTTTACTGCTAACTTTGGAGTATGGAGGTGCCCAGGTCTACGAAGTACACCAGTCCCGTCGCGGGCAGAGGATGGGAGTCATTGTCCCTAGGTTCTAGTCCCCTCACTTGCATGGATGTCGAGTGGCCTAAGCCTCCGGCCATTTCTTTACCAGGGCATCAGTTTTCCCATTCGTAAAATCGAGGGTTAGGTCTGCTGAGCGCTACTATTCCAGAACTGCAATggggtgcagaggagggggcGATGGGGACCTACACGTGACCTCCCTACGCTGGGCCCCGCCTATCCCTTGTCCATGGGATGCAAGCGCCCCACGAGGACGCGCGGGAGTGGGTGGATCCTTTAGAAGCATGACCCGACCGCCCTTGGCAGCGGCTAAGGCGGAGCGCGCAGTTCGCGGGCTAGTCCTGGCAACCTCACCAGAGGAGGATGGGGACCGCAACCCTGGCTTCGCACGGGGCCACCGTGAAGGCCAGGGCGGTGCAGAGACTTAGCGTGTGACTGGGAGGATGGACGACAGGACGGGAGACAGCTAACGGGGTTCCCTCTCCACTCCCGGTCCTCGGAGGCTCACATCGCAGGTCCCGAGTGGGCTCCGACGACAGCACTGCAGCGCGGAACTAATCTTGGGCCAAGATGAGAATGCCAGCGGCCCAACCCGGGGCCGTGGTCAGAACTGGCCGCATTCTGCCGCGCTGAGGGCGTGAGGCTGAGAGGGGCGCAGGCAACCAGGTTGTGCTTGAGCTCACTGACATGGTGAGGGAGGAGTGCAAGGCGCTGCTGGACGCGCTCAACAAGGCGACCGCATGCTACCACCACCTGGTGCTGACCGTCGGCGGCTCGGCGGACTCGCAGAACCTGCGCGAGGAGCTGCAGAAGACGCGCCAGAAGGCGCAGGAGCTGGCGGTGGCTACCGGATCCCTCCTGACGACCGCGCTGCGAGACAAGCACCTGGACGCGGAGGAGCGCTCCGAGTTCCAGCGCCTCTGGGTAGCCTTCTCTGGCTGCCTGGAACTGCTGGAAGCTGACATGCAGCGAGCGCTGACGCTGGGCACCGCCTTCCCACTGCATGCCCCACGGCGGCCGCTGGTGCGCACTGGTGTGTCCGGCCGCTCTGCTAGCGTAGCGGCGCGCGCCCTGAGCGTCCGCAGCCTGCGGCACGACGCGGAGCCGGACTTCGACGTGGAAGATCTGCGCAAGCTGGAGCGGGAGATCCTTCAGGTGGGCAAGATGATCCACGACATGGAGATGAAAGTCAACGTGCCCCGCTGGACAGTGCAAGCCCGGCAGGCGGCGGGTGCCGAGCTTCTGTCCAGTGCTGGCGCCTCCACGGCCGGCTTTCTGTCCGTAGAAGAGCGCACAGGGCGGTGCGACCTGAGCAAAGCCCTGGCTGCCACAGTTTTCAGCGCCGTGCTGCTGGCGGCTATAGCCCTGGCGGTGTGCGTGGCGAAGCTGAGCTGACTGACACCCGACGGCCCCCGCCTTCACCACTGCTCCTTCCCCAGAGACACTCCTTTCCCAGAATGACCTCTACCACCAGGACTCAGGATGGGAGTGGAATCTGGCGTGGTTAAGAGGAGCGGTCCTAAAATTCTGTGTATGTAGGTGTACACGCGTGTTTCAAGCACACATCTGCCATCAGAACGTAGTTCCCTCTGTCTGGACGGGGAGGAGTTAATTGTGTGTGGGCTGGCAGGGCATTACGGCTAACGTCCGCAGGAGCTTTATCGCTTTATCCCCTATTAATAGAAAACCGTCCACAGTGACCCTAGATTCCTCTGAGTTAATGGGTTACCGCCTGTGCTGCTGGGCGTGTTTATACTGAGTCCGGGCTTGGTGCCACCATCCCTGCTGCCGACTCCTACTCTTTGCATGGGGCAGTTTGAAAAAGGGGTTGATGAAATCAAGTGTGGAACTGTTTTGCGGGAACAAGGTGGGGGAGGGTTCTTCTGAATGAGAGGCAGATTGCAACAAGATATAAAAgcaggggttttgtttgtttttgttttaccttaaTCCTTTGGGGCCTAAATTTAGGAGAGTGCAAATAGAAGTTCATGCAAAGTGCTTTCTCCATGGCTCACGATTGTGCTTCTTGACAGAGCTTACCCATTAGTCACCAAAATAAGAAGAGGTTTGGGGTGGTGCCCTCCTTGGCAGGGTCTGATTCTGCTTAGGAAACCAGAGAGGGGCCCTAGAACCTGCCTTCAGGGGACTGAAGCCACTGCACACACTGCCTATTTAAAAGGGCTCTCTGCCAGCCTGGGAGCGGTGCGAGCTTTGGGAAGGGCTGCATGATTTAGGCAGGGACTTTCTCCGCTTTGTCTTATTTTTGTTCCAGAGCTAGACCAGAGTTTCTGatccttcttttgggggaggGCTAGGGAATCCTCTTCGGAGCCCTTAATCTTACCTATCCCTCGGAATTTGCTTGGCTGCCAGTAGGAGGGCTAGCTTTGAAAGGAGCCTCACTGCTCTCTGACCCCAACACTGCCCCCTGATGGAAGTATAGTGGCATCACTGTCACACAGAGGTTTTGAGCCAATTAGCCAAGTCTGGGTTAGACTGTTAGACTGTTAGACTTTTAACTTGGAATGTAAGAAccgttttaaaaataacaatcattttaaagaaaaatcgcATAACCACATTGTGTACTATCAAagctgtttttttccctaaaagacaTTTGGCCACGAATATATGTGCGAATGAGTCAAACATAGCAGTCTTAAATACTTTGGTTACTAAATATACATctgcatctatttttaaaattgatcttGAAGGCAGAAGGTCATAGCAAAAACTACCAAAACCATAAGTGTAGACGACAGAAGTGGtcattgctttaaattttaaaaaaaatttattgattgattttagagaggggaagcaagagagaaacatcaacttgtcgttccacttatttatgcattcattggttgcttctgtatgtgccctgacaggagatcaaacccccaaccttggcaTACTGAGATGATGCTCTCtgatcaactgagctacctggccagggtggacCTTGCTTCTTTTGTCTACAAATAAGGAAATGTAGAAAACACCCTGAGTCTCAGGCTGGAATTTTCTTGATCAGGGCTGCCACCTCCTATCTGTTGCAGAGAGTGCATCTGTTGAGAAAAAAGATGCATTTAATTCCCTAAAGGTAATAATTTGGAATAAAACTCAGAGGCTTTGGTTTGGCTGAAAACtgacaagaatttttttttcttttttacctcagAAGTGAGTAAAGGTGCCAGGAGGAGTGAATTTGCAGCTTTTCACAAGGGCAGCTTGGAGGGGCAAAGGGCAGAAGCACATAGCAGCAGGAGTGCTGGCCAGGCACTCAGCCGTGGGCTGAGGGCGTacttccagccccaccctgccccaccggCTCCCACTCCTCCTCAGCACACAGGTTCCAGGAATTTAGAATGTGAGATGTTTGCAATGAGTCTGTGATAATGGTTTGAAAAGACTCACAAGGTCTTAGGCTGATTATAAGTTTTACGATAATTAAAAGGAGCTCCTCCCTCATCCAATCTGGGTGAATCTGATAGCAACCAACATTAAATTCTTTTGTACTTGATGGCCAGGGTACCTTCAGAGATGGCACAGAAAGTTTTCCAACTCCCCTATGCCCCTTCCAGTATATATACAACATGACATGGAACCTCTGTCACTCCCCCCAAAGTCTTGTCTCAGGGAAGAGGAACCTGGGGTATCTTTTTGACCCAGTATTGGTAAATATCCCTAAAAACCAATCCCTGAATAGATTCTCCTTTTTCTAGCACTGTGGCTCTCTGTTctttctaattaaatttattgattttagagaaagggggaaaagcagagataaaaacaccaatttgttgttccacttatttaggcattcatcggtatgtgccctaactggggatgggacccacaactttggtgtttTGGGATGATGATCTAAGCAACTGAgcgacccagccagggcctctgttcTTATCAAGGTGttttgttcatggaaaaaaaaaatgttcaggcCCCAGCTGGTTAGCTCAGTTATTTAGAACATCcagatatgtcaaggttgtgggtttgatctctagtcagggcacatagaggagtcaaccaatgaatgcataaataagtggaacaacaaattgttcctctgtctgtctgtctctccccgcTCTCTCTCCcacatactctctctctctctctcccccaaatcaataaattttaaaaaagggaaaacaaaaatttcagCAGAACCTGCTAAAGAAACAGCTAGCCCACTAGAAGTTGTGTATGTAATCCATAGGGAGCAGTCCGGACAGTTTTCTTTGCTGTTGCTCCTTCTCCCCACCTAGGCAGACCCTTGGGCATTTACGTATACGTGTAGTCAGATGTGCACCTGATTCCCAGAGTCCTCTGCTCGCTGACATTAGTGGTAAGATGCTGCAACAAGAGGCTGAATTACAATAAACACATTTATCCTGTAGATGTGTTTTGCCATTAAGGGGCACGTACGAGGTCAGGGCCACTTAATTTGGAGGTTCGGATCCTCCGACAATAAAAACCCAAGTCAAAGGTCAATAACTAAGCACTTTATTAAGCAAGAGCAAAGCAAAAGCAAGAATCAAGATCATACATCACCAGACGGGAATTCACCAACACCGTAGATGCTGGGAATCCCAGAGACAACATTTGGGATCCGACTGAGAAAGTGCTGAGCAAAGCATCATTCTCTCGGGTGAGGTTCCAAAGTTTCACTTTGGGGGCTATGGTTAAATATGATTTAAACAAAAGTGGCTGCACGCCAAGGACCTTGTGTGACTTGACTAATCAACAGGTCCCTCTGGAAGATGGGCCAGTTCTCCCCGGGAGAGAGCAcacctatattttattcttacagTAAAGGTCATGGGCTCAGGCATAAACAGGGAGGATTCTCAATGTCCCTTTAACACATCACTTGTTACCCTAAACAACTctgagtttgaatttttaaaaatatttttgtgagtatgtttattaaatctggggacagtgaaacaaggaagggcttagggcagaggaagcaacaggagagcctgggctgggctgcctgagctcaCTGGGGAGTCAGGAAATAGGGGCTGTGCAGACAGATTCATAGGGTTAGCTGaggacaagctgctgctgcccatcgCTCCCCTGGGTGCAAATCTCGTGGGGTTCCTTGGAGTTTAGCAGATGCAcacctgagagggaagaaaggcatgGGCGTCCTCAAGGGAGGGAGAGCATGCctgaaaaatttaaacattagtAATATTTGGCATTATTTGTTGTTATAACATTGTCTAATAGAACTTTCACTCTATGATGCAAGCAAATCACTTTCTGAGTGAGCAACAGCCTGCTCTCTCTAGCTTTCTGCTCTCATTTCTATACATAATTCAAGAAATTGCTTTCTGGTAGAAGCCTCACTTAATTTAGGTGTTTGATATCAGTtactaattttctaaaaaaacacatttggtatGATCTTATACCATGATAcaagtgatagaaaaaaaaagaaacaaaagttcaACATGTTTAATATAGGATATAAATGAAGAGGTCAATGTTGAAGTCTATGGCAGAGAACATCCACTTCCCCAAATTGAAGGTATAAGTTAAAGGTGAAGTTAAGTACATGTAGAGAGAAAACACCCCTGGCTTCTCTTCTGGGGACAACAGCGCTGCTTTATGTGCCACTGGGAAGACAAGCGCTTGAAATGTCAAGACTCTTATCATGGGAACTTTGAACCATTGCtattagttaaaagaaaaaatgtttgtatGAGAAAAAATGCCTACTGGCAATTTTTTATGTGCTCTAAGAGCTTATGCTTTTAAATGTcataagggaaaatatttttggtaaataaaaGGAGAGCATAAACTTCACGATTTACCTAAGGTTTACAGTAAGCTTCATTATGGGATGTGTGATGTTGAATGACTAAAAAGTAGTTCTGCTTGAAGAGAGTTCTGGTTTGCATGCGGATTCTGATGATGCTGcgtttttcttttcagtgtgcACATGGGTATGTTTTTAGTTACTTGGTTGCTTTCCAGAATGTAGTTCTCTGTTCTGTACTGAGTGCTTGTAAGGGTGCGAGCCTCAGAGTGTAAGTCTTTGCGTCAGAGACACAAAGTGCTGCAGGACTGGCCTCTGTGTTCTTTTAGTTCAGGCCTCCTCCGAGGCATGACCAGCTGCAACGGGCAGgggctctgcctccctctccaagTACCTCGGACAAGTCActgacctccctgtgcctcactTGCCTCATTTGTGAATCGGGGGTTCCTTGCTAACTCAAGGTCCCTTCCAGAGCTTAAAACATTTAACAGAATGCAGGTAAACAAGAAagggttattttgtttgtttttttttggatgttgtttgttttggtgaaCACTGAAATGGAATCTTACAGTTTGTTGGTTATTGTCTAAAATTGGTCTGTTGGTAAAACTgcaagtgaattttaaaaatctgaatgaaCTAAGCATACTGTGATTTTAGTCCACATCAGAATAGTGGATGGACTTAGAAGCAAATTTGTGTAAATGCTACTTATTTATAGTACTTACATTAGATTAGGAATTTACATTCAGACCCTAAGTCTAAGTCCAAGAAAGCCTAGTATTTAACAGCTTGTTGTACCCAGGAGGTGGACCACCTGAACTGATTCTGGGGAATTACAGATGTGAACACCTGTCCTTTGTCATAGAGGCTGGGAGAATCCTGTTCTGTAAGTCACCTGGTGCCCTCAGCACTGTGACCATATTTGCTGGCTGTCTGCTGTC
This window encodes:
- the LOC114488309 gene encoding regulator of G-protein signaling 9-binding protein; the protein is MVREECKALLDALNKATACYHHLVLTVGGSADSQNLREELQKTRQKAQELAVATGSLLTTALRDKHLDAEERSEFQRLWVAFSGCLELLEADMQRALTLGTAFPLHAPRRPLVRTGVSGRSASVAARALSVRSLRHDAEPDFDVEDLRKLEREILQVGKMIHDMEMKVNVPRWTVQARQAAGAELLSSAGASTAGFLSVEERTGRCDLSKALAATVFSAVLLAAIALAVCVAKLS